CAAATGATTGCCATGAAATACGGTACGGTCCCCATAGTGCGCCATGTGGGAGGGCTGGCGGATACGGTATTCGATGCTAATTACGCTCATAAACCGTACCATGAGCGCAACGGTTTTGTCTTCCACGACTTTAACCATGAAGGGATAGAAGCTGCCCTCCATCGAGCTATTGGACTATGGTATGAATATCCCCAATATTTCCGGGAACTGATGGAAAACGGAATGCGTTATGATTTTTCCTGGAATCATCCAGGACAACATTACCTCAATATTTACCACCATATCCAAGAAATATAAGAGTTTTACAGTTAAGGTGTCTTCCCTAAAACTCTCTGTTAAGCGCTTTAATTCCGATGTGCTGAAACGAGCCATCGTGCCAATTATGGCTGGGGGACTCTCGCTAATTTTCCTCTCCCTGGTAACGGTGAGTCCTTGGTGGCTGCTAGGACTTACCGTGACCCTGCCGCTAGTGGCGCTCGGCGTCTATGATTGGGTGCAGCAATGTTGGACCCTGACACGCAACTATCCAGCTGCTGCCCGCATCCGCTGGCTCTTCTACGACCTTCGGCCCTATCTGCGTGCCTATATCGTTGAGGACGATTTAGAAGGCAAGCCATTTAGCTTTGATGCCCGTAACCTGGTTTACGCCCGCGCCCGAGGTAAGACCGATACTCACCCCTTTGGGACAGAGCGCGATCTGGCCTCTGATGAATATGAATGGCTGTGTCATTCCATGGCACCGGCTGAAAATCCAGAAAAAAACCCACGTGTCTCCATTGGCAGCGCCCAATGCGAGCAGCCCTATAACGCCTCACTCCTCAATATTTCGGCCATGAGTTTCGGCTCCCTCTCGGCCAGGGCGGTAGAAGCACTGAACAAGGGAGCACGGCTTGGCGGGTTTTATCATGACACGGGCGAAGGAGGTATTAGCCCCTATCATCTAAAGTGGGGTGGGGATCTGGTTTGGGAAATCGGTTCAGGCTATTTCGGTTGCCGGGATGATAAAGGAAATTTTGACCCAGGCTTGTTTCATGAAAGCGCTACGCGCAATGAAGTCAAGATGATTGAAATCAAACTCAGTCAAGGCGCGAAACCTGGCTATGGCGGGCTCTTGCCAGCTGCTAAGGTAACCGAGGAAATTGCGTGGGTACGTAAGGTTCCCAAGGGGCAAGACTGTCTCTCGCCTCGGAGCCATTCGGCCTTTTCTACTCCCTTGGAGATGTTGGAGTTCGCAGCTAGGATGCGGCAGCTTTCTGGCGGCAAACCGGTAGGCATCAAGCTTTGCGTTGGACAAGTTCATGAAGTGCTGGCGATTATGAAAGCAATGCTCAAGACCGGTATCCATTTGGACTTTATCGTGGTCGACGGGGGCGAGGGGGGCACAGGGGCGGCACCGGTGGAGCTATCGGACTACGTGGGAATGCCCCTAACCGAAGGGCTGATGGTAGTTCGCAACGCCCTAGTTGGCACCGGACTGCGGGATAAGGTGCGGCTTGGAGCCAGCGGCAAAGTCTATTCAGGCGCTGGCATGGCCCGCAATTTCGCCATCGGCGCGGATTGGTGTAACGCAGCACGGGCTTTTATGTTTTCCATTGGCTGCATTCAGGCCCAGCGCTGCCATTTGGGCACATGCCCAACCGGCGTTACCACGCAAGATCCTGGCCGCCAGCGGGGCCTGGTAGTGGATGTGCAGGCTAAAAGGGCAGCGCGGTTTCACCAACAAACCCTTACTGCGCTTGGCCATATCGTCGCCGCGGCGGGTCTGGCTCATCCTCGCGATCTGCAGCCTTATCATCTTATTCGCCGAGTTGGCACAGCCGAGGCTAAACTCTTTGACCGAATTTATCCCTTCCTGCCGGAAAACGCCCTACTTGAGGGGGCCGAAGATACTCCCTACAGCGAATGGTGGCAGGCTGCTAATCCTGCCAGTTTTCGGCCGCGTATTGACTTGGCCGCTGCACGA
This sequence is a window from Nitrosococcus oceani ATCC 19707. Protein-coding genes within it:
- a CDS encoding FMN-binding glutamate synthase family protein is translated as MSSLKLSVKRFNSDVLKRAIVPIMAGGLSLIFLSLVTVSPWWLLGLTVTLPLVALGVYDWVQQCWTLTRNYPAAARIRWLFYDLRPYLRAYIVEDDLEGKPFSFDARNLVYARARGKTDTHPFGTERDLASDEYEWLCHSMAPAENPEKNPRVSIGSAQCEQPYNASLLNISAMSFGSLSARAVEALNKGARLGGFYHDTGEGGISPYHLKWGGDLVWEIGSGYFGCRDDKGNFDPGLFHESATRNEVKMIEIKLSQGAKPGYGGLLPAAKVTEEIAWVRKVPKGQDCLSPRSHSAFSTPLEMLEFAARMRQLSGGKPVGIKLCVGQVHEVLAIMKAMLKTGIHLDFIVVDGGEGGTGAAPVELSDYVGMPLTEGLMVVRNALVGTGLRDKVRLGASGKVYSGAGMARNFAIGADWCNAARAFMFSIGCIQAQRCHLGTCPTGVTTQDPGRQRGLVVDVQAKRAARFHQQTLTALGHIVAAAGLAHPRDLQPYHLIRRVGTAEAKLFDRIYPFLPENALLEGAEDTPYSEWWQAANPASFRPRIDLAAARI